The sequence CAGATTCCTTTCTGTTGTGTTGCGGGCGGGCCGTGTGGCCCGCCCGGTTGGATTACTGATCCTTCTTTTCGGTAACGACCCGCAGCGTGATGCGTCCGTCGAGGGGCACGCAGTCGAGCTGGATGTTGAATCCGTTGTTGTCGGCGTGAGCCCAGGCACTGCCGATCCGGGTCCAGAAGCTCTTGCCGTTGGCCGAGTCGCGAACCTGATACGCGGAGTGGGACGGTTTGTTGCTGCCGCTGTTGCTGTTATTGGTTTGATTGGACATTGTTGAGTTCCTTTCTCTTGAGTTGTGGCCGCAACCCCTGCGGCCTTTCGGCATGCGTCAGAAAGTCGCGAGTGCCGGAGCGGGCGTGAGACCGCGATCGGATCACGCTGAAAATTGGGGGCGACCTTCAGGGGGAACCGATTTTCGGCTTGAACCGACCGGCAGCGGCTTTAGCAATGCCCGGAAGGAAGGCCGTTGGGGTGTGGATGCAATGATGGATCGAGACAGGAACGATGTCCGGGCGAACCGACGGCGGCAGAGATCAACGAGGAACCGTCCCGCGCCGCCGTGAGACCAGCGTTCCGATGCCTGCCAGCAACATTCGCAAGTGGATGAACCCGGTCGCGCGACTGGTGCGACTCGCGCCGATCATCCATGCGTGAAACGTCCGGGAGACTGTTGTTGCAAGTCGTTACAGTACTCAGCACGCCAGGCAGTCGGCACCGGTAAGCATCAGAACAGTTTCAACTGAGCGGTCCGCGGCGGACCGGACGCGATGCGATCACGAAAAGCGGATGGCTGCGGCGGGATCTTTGCAACCGAAGCCTGGTCTGACGGAACGTGCTTCGACTTGACGTCCGACTCAGGGATGTCGGGCTGCGAATCGGAAGGCCGACTCGATTGCCGATCTCTGGGCGGTTCCGGTTTGCTGATGTGCTGTTTAAGCCGTGCGGCGATGGGTTGTTCGGCGGTGATTTCCGCAGTCGGTTCGCGAGACTTCCGTGACGCGGATTCGATCGTGTGAGATGCCAGCAGGCGTTTGATCTGTTCGGCGAGTTCGCCTGTGGAAACGGGTGAGTCTGCGGTCGATTCGAAGGATTTGGTCAGAGCGGTGTTGAGCTGGTTTCGCAGGTTGGCAAGTTCGGTGAACGTGGCTTCGTGGTCGAAGGGTTGGCCGATGAAGTTGCGGTAGTCGCTGAGTTGTTCGCGGGAAAGCGTCAGGTCGCGCTGTGTCCTGTCGATCTGTTCGGCATAACCGTCGGCGAGACGGTCGAGGGCGTTCAGGATGGCTTCGCGGTCCGGCCGAACTTTTCGCCAGTCTTGTACCGCGGGTGGTGGTTCCGGCGAGGTACACGTCGAGGCGGAATAGGCATCGATCGTGACGCCGAATTTCAGGCCGCGACAGGTTCCGAGTTCGTGCTGCGCGACCCCGACACTGTTCCCGGCAAGGCCTTCAGGCGATCGCTCAGCACGGAAGCCAGGTCGTCCGGATGATACGTGCGGCCACCGATCCGGAGCGGGTCAGCGGCGTGACGTTCCAGCGTGTCGCGATCGGTTTGCAGGTTGTCGGCCAGCCTCAGGCGCGTGATTGTCTCCGGCAGTTCCTTCAGTTTGCGTTGAGCGAGAAACTGTTCGTCGGTGTGATTCTTTCTGAGCACCGTGATGCTGCAGTTCGGCATCGGCTTCGGCGTGTCAGCATGGCCGGGTTTCCCGAAGCGATCGCTTTGACTTCGGCGAACGACAGTTCCTGACCGCCGATGTCTTCGGCTCGGCGGACACCTGATTGGCCCGTCATGATCTGAGCAATGAACCGGGCCTTGGTTTCCAGAGCCTGCCACATGAAGGCGTCGAACGAACCTTCCGTCACGTAGCGATGAATCGACACCTCGGCGTTGTCATTGCCCTGCCGCAGAATCCGGCTCCTCGCGCTGTTCGACTTCGGCCGGTTTCCACGGAGCATCCAGATGATGCAGGGCCACCAGCCGCTTCTGCACATTGGTTCCGGTGCCCATTTTCTGAGTGCTGCCCAGCAGAACTCGCACGGAGCCGCCGCGGACTTTTTCGAACAATGCCTGTTTCTTCGCATCGGACGCTGCATCACCAATCGATGCGATCTGTTGCGGGGAATACCGCGGTCGGTGAGTTTCTCCGTCACGTCGTCATACACGGAATAGCCCCAGGCGTTCGGCTTCACACCCAGATCGCAGAACACCATCTGTGTGCCGCGAAGGGCGGTTGTGCTGTTCCAGATGTCTGCAATCCGGCCGACCATCGTGCTGACTTTGGATTCCGGGTGATCGGTCGCTCGCGGGTCGAGCACCCGGCCGTCGAGGGCCAGCTTGCGGCCGTCGGTCGTGATCGCCAGAGCGTTGTCGTCCCGCGGATCGACCTTTTCGGAACGAATGCGTTCGTAGCGTTTCACGAGTGCCTGCTGCAGTTCGCCTGTTCGTCCGACATCGGACAGGCGACCACGTGAGGCTTGCCGCCTTCCAGTTCGGGCCGCGGCAGATCGAGCATTTCGGCCGTCTGCACGTCGGCGAACGACCGGAACATCTGCTGCAGTTCCGGCAGATTGTGAACCGGGCAAACCGGCTGCGGGCCTTGAGCGTCGACCCGTCCGGCGAGATTTCCATCGTGTCCACGACTTCGCCGAACGTCGCGGCCCATGCATCGAAGTGGTCAATCCCGCGATCCGCCAGGCCTTTGGGATCGAGGAACTTCTGCAGCGTGAACATCTCGACCATTGTGTTAGAGATCGGTGTCCCTGTGGCAAACGTCACGCCGTGGCCCGGATGCCGTTCATCCAGAAACCGGGCCTTCATATAGAGGTCAAATGCCCGCTGACTGCCTCCCGTCTGAATACCGGCGACGCGGTTCATCTTGGTCGGCAGTTCGAGATTCTTGAAATACTGGGCTTCGTCGATGAACAGGTGGTCCACGCCGAGTTCGTCAAACACCAGGCCGTCGTCCTTCT comes from Planctomycetaceae bacterium and encodes:
- a CDS encoding DEAD/DEAH box helicase family protein, with translation MKTPVVYDTIRVFDREERVLNQEETLAAREKQKQIKDRFRSWVFDDPDRAERLVRIYNDTYNSLRPRLFDGSHLQFPGMNQAIELRPHQQDAVWRTMSSGNTLLAHVVGSGKTFTMAAAGMKLKETGLAHKPMYVVPNHMLEQFSREFLQLYPNAKLLVASKEDVSRDRRKRLVAKVASGEWDGIVVTHSSFERIGMSRDYRERFLREQIADYDALLVDTAAADTDGRHRNIIKSIEKQKAAREEKLTDLLAQDKKDDGLVFDELGVDHLFIDEAQYFKNLELPTKMNRVAGIQTGGSQRAFDLYMKARFLDERHPGHGVTFATGTPISNTMVEMFTLQKFLDPKGLADRGIDHFDAWAATFGEVVDTMEISPDGSTLKARSRFARFTICRNCSRCSGRSPTCRRPKCSICRGPNWKAASLTWSPVRCRTNRRTAAGTRETLRTHSFRKGRSAGRQRSGDHDRRPQAGPRRPGARPASDRSPGIQSQHDGRPDCRHLEQHNRPSRHTDGVLRSGCEAERLGLFRV